A part of Gramella sp. MAR_2010_147 genomic DNA contains:
- the glmM gene encoding phosphoglucosamine mutase, translating into MTLIKSISGIRGTIGGKTGENLTPLDTVKFAAAYGTWLKKESGKKELKVVVGRDARISGKMIQELTMNTLTGLGIDVVDLGLSTTPTVEVAVPLEEADGGIILTASHNPKEWNALKLLNSKGEFLDGEAGAEILKIADSEGFDFSEVDDLGEISVIEDYIDRHIEEVLKLKLVDAEKVANAKLKVVVDAVNSTGGIAIPALLKKMGVEVVELYCEPNGHFPHNPEPLKEHLTDICKLVKKEEADFGIVVDPDVDRLAFIDEEGEMFGEEYTLVACADYVLSKTPGNTVSNLSSSRALRDITKKHNGSYEASAVGEVNVVKLMKDNKAVIGGEGNGGIIYPESHYGRDSLVGTALFLTYLAEKNRKVSEIRNEYPSYFMSKNKIQLTPELDVDGVLKAVEKRHSEEEISTVDGVKIDFPENWVHLRKSNTEPIIRIYTEAKSQQEADELAQKMIREIETIIA; encoded by the coding sequence ATGACATTAATTAAATCGATTTCTGGAATAAGAGGAACTATTGGAGGAAAAACAGGTGAAAATCTTACTCCATTAGATACTGTAAAATTTGCCGCTGCTTATGGAACCTGGTTAAAAAAGGAATCAGGAAAAAAAGAGTTAAAGGTGGTTGTTGGTAGAGACGCCAGGATATCTGGTAAGATGATTCAGGAATTAACGATGAACACGCTAACAGGTCTGGGAATTGATGTTGTAGATCTGGGCTTGTCTACCACCCCTACGGTAGAAGTGGCTGTTCCCCTTGAAGAGGCTGATGGCGGAATTATACTTACCGCAAGCCATAACCCGAAGGAGTGGAACGCTTTAAAACTGCTTAATAGTAAGGGTGAATTTCTGGATGGTGAAGCCGGAGCTGAAATTTTAAAAATAGCCGATAGCGAAGGCTTTGATTTCTCAGAAGTTGATGATCTTGGTGAAATCTCTGTTATTGAGGATTACATAGATAGGCATATTGAAGAAGTTTTAAAATTAAAACTGGTAGATGCTGAAAAAGTGGCAAATGCTAAATTAAAAGTTGTGGTAGATGCAGTAAATTCAACAGGAGGAATTGCAATTCCTGCTTTATTGAAAAAAATGGGAGTGGAGGTTGTTGAGCTTTATTGTGAACCAAATGGTCATTTTCCGCATAATCCGGAACCATTGAAAGAACATTTAACTGATATATGTAAACTCGTAAAAAAAGAAGAAGCAGATTTTGGAATTGTGGTAGATCCAGATGTTGATAGATTGGCTTTTATAGATGAGGAAGGCGAAATGTTTGGGGAAGAATATACTCTAGTAGCCTGTGCAGATTATGTGCTATCAAAGACGCCGGGCAACACGGTAAGTAATTTATCTTCTTCCAGGGCCCTTCGCGATATTACGAAAAAACATAATGGTAGTTATGAGGCTAGTGCAGTTGGCGAGGTGAATGTTGTAAAGCTAATGAAAGATAATAAAGCCGTGATTGGAGGAGAAGGTAATGGAGGAATTATTTATCCAGAGTCTCATTATGGAAGAGATAGTCTTGTTGGAACGGCATTATTCCTTACTTATTTAGCTGAAAAAAACAGAAAGGTTTCAGAAATTAGAAATGAGTATCCTTCTTATTTTATGAGTAAGAATAAAATTCAGTTAACTCCAGAGCTTGATGTAGATGGTGTATTGAAAGCCGTTGAAAAAAGACACTCAGAAGAGGAAATCTCCACCGTAGATGGCGTGAAGATTGATTTTCCTGAAAATTGGGTACACTTAAGAAAATCTAACACAGAGCCGATCATTAGAATTTATACAGAAGCCAAGTCTCAGCAGGAAGCTGATGAGCTTGCTCAAAAAATGATCAGGGAGATAGAAACTATTATAGCTTAG
- a CDS encoding lysophospholipid acyltransferase family protein, producing the protein MQGLVFWLIYPILWFISILPFRIFYIVSDIIFVLVYHIIGYRRKTVRENLELVFPEKSASEIKQIQKKFYSHMCDMFLEMVKSISISEKEIEKRFTFTNVEYLRKLESLDKSLIVMLGHYASYEWINALQLYGLKYRTYGIYKKIKNKQFDDLVRRIRGRFGGTLITTSKTTEVILSNKEKGILSNYAMIADQSPKLSRARTWIDFMDIKVPVFEGSDRLARKMDMAVVYLHVEKVGRGYYQATLKPITEDAPNEPEHAITKKFVQYLEEQIYKKPEYYLWTHKRWKHRNEPKPKNAEIID; encoded by the coding sequence ATGCAAGGCTTAGTTTTCTGGTTAATCTACCCTATCCTGTGGTTTATTTCCATTTTACCTTTTCGAATTTTTTACATCGTTTCAGATATTATTTTCGTTCTCGTTTATCACATCATTGGCTACAGAAGAAAAACCGTTCGTGAGAACCTTGAACTGGTCTTCCCTGAAAAATCTGCTTCAGAAATAAAACAGATCCAGAAAAAGTTCTATAGTCACATGTGTGATATGTTTTTAGAGATGGTGAAAAGCATTAGTATCTCTGAAAAGGAAATTGAAAAGCGTTTCACTTTTACTAATGTTGAATATTTAAGGAAATTAGAGAGTCTTGATAAAAGCCTAATCGTTATGTTAGGCCATTATGCGAGCTATGAATGGATAAATGCCCTTCAACTATATGGACTCAAATACAGAACCTACGGTATTTACAAGAAAATAAAGAATAAACAATTTGATGACCTGGTAAGGAGAATTAGAGGCAGATTTGGTGGAACACTAATAACTACAAGTAAAACAACGGAAGTAATACTCAGCAATAAAGAGAAAGGTATATTAAGCAATTATGCCATGATCGCAGACCAGTCTCCCAAATTAAGTAGGGCAAGAACCTGGATAGATTTTATGGACATTAAAGTTCCAGTTTTTGAAGGGTCAGACAGACTTGCGAGAAAAATGGATATGGCCGTTGTCTATTTACATGTGGAAAAAGTTGGGCGCGGCTATTACCAGGCTACTTTAAAACCAATTACTGAAGATGCTCCCAATGAACCAGAACATGCCATTACCAAAAAATTTGTTCAGTATCTGGAGGAGCAGATCTATAAAAAACCTGAATATTATTTATGGACTCATAAACGATGGAAACATCGCAATGAGCCCAAACCTAAAAATGCTGAAATAATTGACTAA
- a CDS encoding rhomboid family intramembrane serine protease, whose amino-acid sequence MGDLSLVTIAIIAVNVLVSFKGFSDREFFNKYKFNIGDIKRGGKFQIFTSGFLHVDTGHLFVNMLTLYFFANVVIYGMGAPAFLVIYIGSLLLGNLLSYYFHKNDLQYTAVGASGAVMGILYSAILLQPDMTLGLFFIIPIPAYVFGIGYLFYTIYGMKRRSDNIGHDAHFGGATGGYILTMLLAPWVFESHLLMVILLAIPIVILFLLQRTGYI is encoded by the coding sequence ATGGGAGATTTAAGCCTTGTAACAATTGCCATTATAGCGGTGAACGTTTTAGTGTCTTTTAAAGGTTTTAGTGATAGGGAGTTTTTTAATAAATATAAATTCAATATTGGTGATATAAAGAGGGGAGGTAAGTTTCAAATCTTTACTTCTGGTTTTCTTCACGTAGATACCGGGCATCTTTTTGTAAATATGCTTACACTGTATTTCTTTGCAAATGTGGTGATCTATGGGATGGGCGCACCGGCTTTTTTAGTCATTTATATTGGTAGTTTATTATTGGGTAATTTACTTTCGTATTATTTCCATAAAAATGATTTACAATATACGGCGGTTGGTGCCAGCGGTGCTGTGATGGGGATCTTATATTCGGCAATTTTATTGCAACCAGATATGACCCTGGGCTTGTTCTTTATCATTCCCATTCCCGCTTATGTATTTGGAATAGGTTATCTATTCTATACCATCTACGGGATGAAGCGAAGATCAGATAATATTGGTCATGATGCGCATTTTGGAGGAGCCACTGGTGGATACATCCTAACAATGCTATTAGCACCGTGGGTTTTTGAAAGTCATCTTCTTATGGTTATTCTCTTGGCCATACCAATTGTAATTCTTTTTTTATTACAAAGAACCGGCTATATATAG
- a CDS encoding SIMPL domain-containing protein (The SIMPL domain is named for its presence in mouse protein SIMPL (signalling molecule that associates with mouse pelle-like kinase). Bacterial member BP26, from Brucella, was shown to assemble into a channel-like structure, while YggE from E. coli has been associated with resistance to oxidative stress.) → MKKLFFVLTIIATIPMLAQQNLERSMVNVTGEGVVKVEPDEVLIKSRIEHEGSSAAEVKKQNDEVVNKVIKYLKSQNIDEKDIKTEYINLNKRYDYNDKSYSYVANQAISIRLADLKDYEKIMKGLLENGLNRIDGIQFKSSEMEKYEKEARKIAVLDAQNRARELAQPLGQDIGKAVSISEMDYNSFQPVYRMDAAVEMSAAKGSEQTIAPGELEIKIKVNVGFELK, encoded by the coding sequence ATGAAAAAGTTATTTTTTGTACTCACCATAATTGCTACAATACCAATGCTGGCTCAGCAAAATTTAGAGCGATCTATGGTGAACGTTACAGGTGAAGGTGTAGTTAAAGTAGAACCAGACGAAGTCCTAATCAAATCACGGATAGAGCATGAAGGCTCCTCAGCGGCTGAGGTGAAAAAACAAAATGATGAAGTGGTTAATAAGGTGATCAAATATTTGAAATCACAGAATATCGATGAAAAGGATATTAAAACTGAATATATTAACCTGAATAAACGATATGATTATAATGATAAGAGCTATTCTTATGTCGCGAATCAGGCTATTTCTATAAGACTGGCAGATCTTAAGGATTATGAGAAGATAATGAAAGGCTTACTGGAAAATGGCCTGAATAGAATAGACGGGATTCAGTTTAAATCTTCTGAAATGGAGAAATATGAAAAAGAAGCCCGGAAAATAGCAGTTCTCGACGCTCAAAATAGAGCCAGAGAGTTAGCGCAACCATTGGGGCAGGATATTGGTAAAGCAGTTTCTATAAGCGAAATGGATTATAATAGTTTCCAGCCGGTGTATAGAATGGATGCGGCGGTTGAGATGAGTGCTGCAAAAGGAAGTGAGCAAACCATTGCACCTGGAGAACTGGAGATTAAAATTAAAGTAAATGTTGGTTTTGAACTGAAATAA
- a CDS encoding TlpA disulfide reductase family protein, with translation MRKISILLFAFALLLAGCQEDTKGYFLSGTIAGLEDGKKVYISEYDAETNSTKPLDTTTIQEGKFELDLEERDLPKLSFLRFEGVNGNVIFISENEKINFDIDKDSLRNTRISGGKENKALSEYLNHLNELNRKMGDMQKEMQQAMISKDNAKLSSLREAQLELRDNDETFKKDLFSRNKDAYLSVMLLTDMLKMRTLSSAEIREMYDGVSDRIKGTAMGKNLKETLEQYKAAEVGSKAPDFSGPTPEGNEIALNDNLGKVTIVDFWAAWCKPCRVENPNLVRTYNKYKDQGLTIISVSLDRPGQKDRWVKAIEDDNLEQWNHVSNLQFWNDPIARKYRISAIPATFILDEEGVIVAKNLRGDALENKIGELLQ, from the coding sequence ATGAGGAAAATTTCAATACTCTTATTCGCGTTCGCACTTTTATTAGCAGGCTGTCAGGAAGACACGAAGGGATATTTTTTAAGCGGAACGATTGCCGGCCTTGAAGATGGCAAAAAGGTATATATTTCTGAATATGATGCTGAGACCAATTCAACCAAACCACTGGATACCACTACTATTCAGGAAGGAAAGTTTGAGCTGGATCTGGAAGAACGAGATCTACCTAAACTTAGCTTTTTAAGATTCGAAGGAGTAAACGGCAATGTGATCTTTATTTCTGAAAATGAAAAGATCAATTTTGATATTGATAAAGACAGTCTCAGAAATACAAGAATAAGCGGAGGTAAAGAGAATAAAGCCCTTTCAGAATACTTAAACCATTTAAATGAGCTGAATAGAAAAATGGGAGATATGCAAAAAGAAATGCAGCAGGCAATGATCTCTAAAGACAATGCAAAACTTTCCAGTCTTCGTGAGGCTCAACTTGAATTAAGGGATAATGATGAAACTTTTAAGAAAGATTTATTCAGTAGAAATAAAGATGCGTACCTCTCCGTAATGCTCTTGACAGATATGCTTAAAATGAGAACTCTTTCTTCTGCAGAAATAAGGGAAATGTATGACGGAGTTTCAGACAGAATTAAAGGAACTGCAATGGGGAAAAACCTGAAAGAAACCTTAGAACAATATAAAGCTGCTGAAGTTGGTAGTAAGGCGCCAGATTTCTCTGGTCCTACTCCTGAAGGAAACGAAATTGCGCTGAACGATAATCTAGGTAAAGTGACCATCGTAGATTTTTGGGCTGCCTGGTGTAAACCCTGTCGTGTTGAAAATCCTAACCTTGTAAGAACTTACAATAAGTATAAGGATCAGGGGCTTACTATTATTAGCGTGTCTTTAGATAGACCGGGACAAAAAGATAGATGGGTAAAAGCTATTGAAGATGATAATTTAGAGCAATGGAACCATGTTTCTAATTTGCAATTCTGGAACGATCCAATTGCCCGGAAATATAGAATTTCAGCGATTCCTGCAACCTTTATCCTTGATGAAGAAGGTGTTATCGTTGCTAAAAACTTAAGAGGTGATGCTCTGGAAAATAAAATTGGAGAACTTCTTCAATAA
- a CDS encoding GAF domain-containing protein, with amino-acid sequence MMQQLKDFPFDIHISFHKVIEQYEKEVKEVESSISREYMEKMLEYISDYPELTEGFEDPKLLKKYKEPISILLDDLFPSILTNNEIKAAAVPFHNILFNSSKRLRQILENAGKDFEISFRNMDEELIYIFVCIQILRQYYNYKVDISRPMYYDIPDKDGIKRHYRIAMNADFVEIFKKEEAPEITQEDVDVLLQNVDDLQLWKDKFPPNSYIFKGFTIVNLTDVTIDDAISELKTTLLFEEVNEAEELQKLQEIFRSIYKIPDLRVGFTVFNRRDMVFERMENEEAKSFILDDQLVNDCETGICEGGMQKLIDENSYFTISNVDAYLKKNKNLLAKNLEKNKVKSCLLAPIAKNGRLLGILELASERKNELNSINAIKLDDILPYIVTTVERNRNDFENRVKAVIQSECTSIHPSVLWVFEKEAKKFIKDYDKDGLASFKDISFKDVYPLYGQIDIVASSEARNEAIKKDLLDQLEIILDIIKKAYEIEELPIYDQVKYRISDFKGELQDHLNASSEQKVFNLLKKEVNPLMSHLKKQSEDIRELVKDYTEMLNPETGLVYNHRKKYDETVQQINRTMSRYIDRKQIQAQEIYPHYFERYKTDGVDHNMYIGASMANKRPFNKVYLFNLRLWQLSTMCEMENRFYQLQENTPIKLEAASLILVYNSTMSIRYRMDEKKFDVDGTYNARYEIIKKRIDKAFVKGTEERVTQKGKMTIVYSQSSDEREYLQYIKYLQAKNYFGEDIELLDLEDVQGVVGLKAIRVNVLYSPDRNHPENTINYEDLMEELH; translated from the coding sequence ATGATGCAGCAATTAAAAGATTTTCCTTTCGATATTCATATTAGCTTTCATAAAGTAATAGAGCAGTATGAAAAGGAAGTAAAGGAAGTTGAGAGCAGTATTTCCAGAGAATACATGGAAAAAATGCTCGAGTATATATCTGATTATCCTGAATTGACCGAGGGCTTTGAAGACCCTAAACTTCTTAAGAAATATAAAGAGCCTATTAGTATTCTTCTGGATGATTTATTTCCCAGTATTTTAACAAACAATGAGATTAAGGCTGCTGCAGTGCCCTTTCATAATATTCTGTTTAACTCCTCGAAACGCTTAAGACAAATTCTTGAAAATGCAGGGAAAGATTTTGAGATCTCGTTTAGAAATATGGATGAGGAGTTGATTTACATATTTGTATGTATTCAAATTCTAAGACAGTATTACAATTACAAGGTTGATATTTCCAGACCTATGTATTACGATATTCCAGATAAGGATGGAATAAAAAGGCATTACAGGATAGCGATGAATGCCGATTTTGTTGAGATTTTTAAAAAAGAAGAAGCTCCGGAAATCACCCAGGAAGATGTTGACGTTTTACTGCAGAATGTGGACGATCTTCAATTATGGAAAGATAAATTTCCGCCAAACAGTTATATTTTCAAAGGTTTTACGATTGTGAATCTAACTGATGTGACCATTGATGACGCGATCTCTGAACTAAAAACTACATTGCTGTTTGAGGAAGTTAATGAAGCAGAAGAACTTCAAAAATTACAGGAGATATTTAGATCCATATATAAAATCCCAGATCTTAGGGTAGGTTTTACCGTTTTTAACCGCCGGGATATGGTTTTTGAAAGAATGGAAAATGAAGAAGCGAAAAGTTTTATTCTGGATGATCAATTGGTTAATGATTGTGAGACGGGAATTTGTGAAGGCGGCATGCAAAAGCTTATCGATGAGAATTCTTACTTCACGATCTCCAATGTAGACGCTTATCTTAAGAAAAATAAAAACCTGCTTGCCAAGAATCTTGAAAAAAATAAGGTAAAAAGCTGTTTGCTTGCTCCTATCGCAAAGAATGGAAGATTACTGGGAATTCTTGAGCTCGCATCAGAAAGAAAGAATGAGCTTAACAGTATTAACGCTATAAAGCTGGATGATATTCTACCTTACATTGTGACTACGGTAGAAAGAAACAGGAACGACTTTGAAAATAGGGTAAAAGCCGTTATACAGAGTGAATGCACATCTATACATCCCAGCGTGCTTTGGGTGTTTGAAAAGGAGGCTAAGAAATTTATCAAAGATTATGACAAGGACGGGCTTGCTTCTTTTAAGGATATATCTTTTAAAGATGTATATCCGTTATATGGTCAAATAGATATTGTTGCTTCATCTGAAGCTCGAAATGAAGCTATTAAAAAAGATCTTCTCGATCAGTTGGAGATTATACTCGACATTATTAAAAAGGCTTACGAGATAGAGGAATTACCTATTTATGATCAGGTAAAATATCGAATTTCAGATTTCAAAGGAGAATTACAGGATCATCTTAATGCCAGCAGCGAGCAGAAGGTCTTCAATTTGCTGAAAAAAGAGGTGAATCCGTTGATGAGTCATCTAAAAAAGCAATCTGAAGATATTAGAGAGCTGGTGAAGGATTATACTGAAATGTTGAATCCTGAGACCGGACTGGTTTATAATCATCGAAAAAAATACGATGAAACAGTACAACAGATCAATAGAACCATGTCACGATATATTGACAGAAAACAAATTCAGGCACAGGAAATATATCCCCACTATTTTGAAAGATATAAAACAGATGGTGTAGATCACAACATGTACATTGGTGCATCTATGGCCAACAAAAGACCATTTAATAAGGTTTATCTTTTTAATCTAAGGTTGTGGCAGTTAAGTACGATGTGTGAGATGGAAAACCGTTTCTATCAATTACAGGAGAATACTCCCATAAAATTAGAAGCAGCTTCTCTTATTCTCGTATATAACAGTACAATGTCTATTCGCTATAGAATGGATGAAAAGAAATTTGATGTCGATGGCACGTATAACGCCAGGTATGAGATCATCAAGAAACGAATTGATAAAGCATTCGTAAAGGGAACCGAAGAGCGGGTGACCCAAAAAGGAAAGATGACCATAGTCTACTCTCAAAGCAGTGATGAAAGGGAGTATCTTCAATACATTAAATATCTTCAGGCAAAAAATTACTTCGGGGAAGATATTGAACTGCTGGATTTAGAAGATGTTCAGGGGGTAGTGGGATTAAAAGCCATCAGGGTGAATGTTCTTTATTCCCCAGACCGTAACCACCCTGAAAATACTATTAACTACGAAGATTTAATGGAAGAGTTACATTAG
- a CDS encoding Pycsar system effector family protein encodes MNNLIEKADKFVEDLFKEKLPNTFIYHNYQHTERVVKSTKELIDNSEINVKEAEALILAAWLHDTGYIHTYKGHEEKSAEIAESFLKENNATEDLIEKVKQYILATRFSNTPNCLEEKIIRDADSSHFGKDYFEETSEFLRQELELHNIKNFTNAEWLEENILVFTEKHQFYTDHAIEEWKPKKEENLLELIESKNKQEKKLTKEEHKARMKAKYKNENPERSIQTLFRVTLRNHIKLSDIADTKANILLSVNAIIISLALANLIPKLEAESNKHLLIPSLVLVLFSVASIILSILSTRPNVTSGEFTKEQVKNRNVNLLFFGNYHKMPFEQFKWGMNELIKDKDYVYEMLMLDLHLLGKVLHRKYFLLRLTYTVFMMGIIISVIAFILAFYLM; translated from the coding sequence ATGAATAATCTCATTGAGAAAGCTGATAAATTTGTTGAAGATTTATTTAAAGAAAAACTGCCAAATACCTTTATATATCACAACTACCAGCACACAGAACGCGTGGTTAAAAGTACTAAAGAATTAATCGATAATTCTGAAATTAATGTTAAAGAGGCTGAGGCACTTATTCTTGCAGCCTGGCTTCACGATACGGGTTACATTCATACATACAAAGGTCATGAGGAGAAAAGTGCTGAAATTGCCGAATCTTTCCTGAAAGAAAATAACGCTACCGAAGATCTCATTGAAAAGGTTAAACAATATATTCTGGCCACCAGATTTTCAAACACTCCAAATTGTTTGGAAGAAAAGATTATTAGAGACGCAGATTCTTCTCACTTTGGGAAAGATTATTTTGAAGAAACCAGTGAGTTTTTAAGACAGGAACTGGAGCTTCATAATATCAAGAATTTTACAAATGCCGAATGGCTTGAAGAAAACATCCTGGTTTTCACAGAAAAACATCAATTTTATACAGATCACGCAATTGAAGAATGGAAACCTAAAAAGGAGGAAAATCTTTTAGAGCTTATTGAAAGTAAAAACAAACAGGAGAAAAAATTAACAAAAGAAGAGCATAAGGCCAGAATGAAGGCCAAATACAAAAATGAGAATCCGGAAAGAAGTATCCAGACCCTCTTTAGAGTTACCCTAAGAAATCACATTAAGCTAAGTGATATAGCAGATACCAAGGCGAACATCCTGCTTTCTGTAAATGCGATCATTATTTCCTTGGCACTGGCCAACCTAATTCCAAAGCTGGAAGCTGAATCTAATAAACACCTCCTTATTCCAAGCCTTGTTCTTGTATTATTTAGCGTTGCTTCCATTATTCTCTCAATTTTATCTACACGTCCAAATGTGACCAGTGGAGAGTTTACAAAAGAACAGGTTAAGAACAGAAATGTAAACTTATTATTCTTCGGAAACTATCATAAAATGCCTTTCGAGCAATTTAAATGGGGAATGAATGAGTTAATAAAAGACAAAGATTATGTTTATGAAATGCTCATGCTGGATCTGCATTTGTTAGGTAAGGTGCTACATAGAAAATATTTTCTTTTACGCCTTACTTATACTGTCTTTATGATGGGTATCATTATCTCGGTAATAGCCTTTATTCTTGCATTTTACCTAATGTAA